ATTGTGCATTAAAAATACCAACCATAGTGTGTAGGCAAATTTTGTACTGTGTATTATACACGCTACAAAATCTGCCATTTCATTGTTTCAGACGCTCTCATTTTGATAGCAATACATAAGGTCCACGGTTGCAAGTGTATGGTGGGAGGGGTGCGTTTGTAAAAGTGTTTTACGCacatcccacccccacacacatacctGTAAAAACCAAGAGGACACAGGATTTTCCAACTGACAACTTTTAACTTGGGCCTACATGTATCTATCTAGACAAGACATGGTACACTTGAAACCCTGAACCAATCCATGGATTCGCTATGAATTTTACTATCCAACAGGGACCTGCATGACCCTGTACCGGCAAACGAGACATGGAttgcataccgtaaaaacttgatagttagcaaatgtgtttactatcgagcgcttttgaaaacatgaaattgtaccatagtCCTGCGCTTTAACAACTGAGCTAATTGGGTTGAAACACAAATTTGcatgtttacttgttcgtatataactatgtgtattgatgatttgctcaaaatcctttacacttttgtggatggggttctgcatgtttgcatgttttaaaagcggtCGATAGTATAAAGcacatgctaactatcgagtttttacggtatatgcaGGTAACCAAAGACATCTTGTGTGTCCTTTGTCTGGTTATGGTGATGGAGCCTCACAATGCATCTTCTTCACCAACCCTGCTGAAAGACATAACACATTGTTACATCtacttctttcttttttgttgtatttatttGTGCTATTTATTTACATTCCAGGATGTGTAATGTAAGGACAACTTCCTGATCTTGGATAGGAACCAATCATGGCTGACTACGACAGCAGAATTCCACACCTTCTTGAAGACAGACCCAGCTTTGAAGATCAACATGCTGATGCATTCAACAAGGAAATTGGACACCATGTTACAAGTAGATCTGAGAGTAACACTGGTAGTAATTCACATGAGGGAATAGTGCATGAGAGTACTGATGAAACTATAGAGATAAGGTTTGAGGGTAGTGGTGGTAACTATGAGGTAGGTGGCAGCTTAAGAGAGGAGAGTAATATGGATATTGAGGCAAGATTCAAGGAGGAGGTGATGCAGAGTGGTACAGAGGTTGGTGATATGGTGGAGGAAGATGCAGATGGTCAGCAACAGGTGGTATCAGGAGGAGAGATGGCTGGTAACTTTCAACCTCAATCTATAGATGGTTCCGGTCAACCCTCGCAAGTTTTGGTGGACCCTCACGAACAGGAAGCATATATTTTCACATGCCCATTTTGCTTTGAGAGATACAAAGATGCTGAGGACCTTAAAATCCATCTTCCAACACATATGGGGATGAAAATAACAGGAGCTGAAAGTAAAGAGAAAAGCAAAGAAGACCACCAATGTGGGGAGtgtgaaaaagcttttgatagctATGAGCTTCTACGCACACACTTACAAGTGCATAAAAATAAAACTGAAGAATATAAACTTTTCAAATGTGACATCTGCGGGAAGCAATTCCGTACACGATACGGACTAAGCAATCATGCAAATGTGCATAAATTGGACGAGTATCGGTGCAATAAATGTAAGCAGTATTTCATGGATGAAGAAAGCTTGGTGACTCATACCTTAGAACATACCAAAGTGAAACAAGAACAAGTAGAAGACAGTCATGTAGACACTATGGAGAGTGTGGACAGACTTGATGCGATGAAATTAGATCAAGTTGTCCATGAGAGTGCAAACTTACCGGATGTAGACAATAAAGATAACAATAATAAGAACCAACGTGGTGGCACCGCAAAACAGGTGGATGAAGTATCCCAGAATGACGTAGACTTGAAGACTTACAAGTACAAGTGTCAATTTTGTGGCAAACTCTTCAAAAAGAAAGTTTTGCATACTATACATCTCAGAAcgcatacaggagagaaaccgtaTGCCTGTAAGTACTGTCCTAAAGCGTTTGCACGTAAATACGTGCTTACATATCACGAGAGAATTCACAGC
Above is a window of Amphiura filiformis chromosome 7, Afil_fr2py, whole genome shotgun sequence DNA encoding:
- the LOC140156684 gene encoding uncharacterized protein, which gives rise to MADYDSRIPHLLEDRPSFEDQHADAFNKEIGHHVTSRSESNTGSNSHEGIVHESTDETIEIRFEGSGGNYEVGGSLREESNMDIEARFKEEVMQSGTEVGDMVEEDADGQQQVVSGGEMAGNFQPQSIDGSGQPSQVLVDPHEQEAYIFTCPFCFERYKDAEDLKIHLPTHMGMKITGAESKEKSKEDHQCGECEKAFDSYELLRTHLQVHKNKTEEYKLFKCDICGKQFRTRYGLSNHANVHKLDEYRCNKCKQYFMDEESLVTHTLEHTKVKQEQVEDSHVDTMESVDRLDAMKLDQVVHESANLPDVDNKDNNNKNQRGGTAKQVDEVSQNDVDLKTYKYKCQFCGKLFKKKVLHTIHLRTHTGEKPYACKYCPKAFARKYVLTYHERIHSGEKTSSVYAMR